In the genome of Acetobacter oryzifermentans, one region contains:
- a CDS encoding tetratricopeptide repeat protein, whose translation MASRFLRTLLCATTAWIVMQPVAHAADELGQQVGTELEAAQSALAAHNYAKAMDAVNAADAVKGKTDYEDYTIAQMRAAVATQAGNLSAATAAYDKLIASPRTPQAMKNQMLKSEATMAYTAKDYPKAVANIQRYLKTSGSDPQMETLLAQSYYLQKDYPNTIKVVKQQAGAAIKAGKTPTESELQMLAASATALKDSAATTHAYVLLATYYPKKEYWALLLHELVVNTKIPASLQLDVYRIRLAVGDVSQARDFMDMTEIAVQQNTPQLALDLMNQGYQSGILGQGAEAPRQARLKAMVEKAVASKKASIAADEQAAASASNGDDLLTVGYNYVTFGQADKGLQLMQQAISKGVSDVNIARLHLGLAELYAGHKDQALAALRSVEGDTGAHDIAQLWILHVMQPVSAK comes from the coding sequence ATGGCTTCTCGTTTTTTACGTACCCTTTTGTGTGCAACAACAGCATGGATTGTCATGCAGCCCGTTGCACATGCGGCAGATGAACTCGGCCAACAGGTTGGGACAGAACTGGAAGCCGCGCAGTCTGCTCTGGCAGCACATAATTATGCCAAGGCGATGGATGCAGTAAATGCTGCAGATGCCGTAAAAGGCAAAACAGATTACGAAGATTACACCATTGCGCAGATGCGTGCCGCTGTGGCCACACAGGCAGGCAATCTTTCGGCGGCAACAGCGGCTTACGATAAGCTGATTGCCTCCCCCCGCACGCCGCAGGCCATGAAAAATCAGATGTTAAAGTCTGAAGCGACCATGGCTTATACTGCCAAGGATTACCCTAAGGCAGTTGCCAATATTCAGCGTTACCTGAAAACCTCTGGTTCTGATCCCCAGATGGAAACATTGCTGGCGCAATCTTACTATCTTCAGAAGGATTACCCCAATACCATCAAGGTGGTGAAGCAACAGGCGGGTGCCGCCATAAAGGCTGGCAAAACACCAACGGAATCTGAACTGCAAATGCTTGCAGCCAGTGCGACGGCACTAAAGGATTCTGCCGCTACAACCCACGCATACGTTCTGCTGGCAACGTATTACCCTAAAAAGGAATACTGGGCGCTGTTGCTGCATGAACTGGTGGTAAATACCAAAATTCCGGCATCCTTACAGTTGGATGTTTATCGTATCCGTTTGGCCGTTGGGGATGTTTCCCAAGCGCGTGATTTTATGGATATGACGGAAATTGCTGTCCAGCAAAATACGCCGCAACTGGCGCTGGATCTGATGAATCAAGGTTACCAATCTGGTATTTTAGGGCAGGGGGCGGAGGCTCCCCGTCAAGCCCGTTTGAAAGCTATGGTTGAAAAAGCTGTAGCTTCCAAAAAGGCTTCCATTGCAGCAGATGAGCAGGCGGCTGCTTCTGCCAGCAATGGGGATGATTTGCTGACAGTCGGGTACAATTACGTTACTTTTGGGCAGGCTGATAAAGGCTTGCAACTTATGCAGCAGGCCATCAGCAAAGGTGTAAGTGACGTGAATATTGCGCGCCTGCACTTAGGGCTTGCAGAGCTTTATGCTGGCCATAAGGATCAGGCTCTGGCTGCTTTGCGTAGTGTTGAAGGAGATACTGGTGCGCATGATATCGCGCAGCTTTGGATCTTGCACGTGATGCAGCCCGTGAGTGCTAAATAG
- a CDS encoding ExbD/TolR family protein — protein sequence MGMQIGDSGGEDDVVSAINTTPLVDVMLVLLIIFLITIPVATHTVKVQLPKDTNQPTQTKLSNVVLAVTADGQTFWNETPIRDRADLLARLEKAAVQKPQPQIQIRGDVTTRYESVGRLVATCQEAGISHIDFITEKPK from the coding sequence ATGGGCATGCAGATTGGCGATAGTGGCGGGGAAGACGACGTCGTCTCCGCCATCAACACCACACCGCTTGTGGATGTGATGCTGGTGCTGCTGATCATCTTTCTGATCACCATTCCGGTGGCGACACATACCGTCAAGGTGCAGCTGCCCAAGGACACGAACCAGCCCACCCAGACCAAGCTGAGCAATGTGGTGTTGGCTGTCACGGCAGATGGGCAGACCTTCTGGAATGAAACGCCGATCAGGGATCGGGCCGATCTTCTGGCCCGGCTGGAGAAGGCAGCGGTGCAAAAGCCCCAGCCGCAGATCCAGATCCGCGGGGATGTGACCACACGCTATGAGAGTGTGGGCCGTCTGGTGGCGACGTGTCAGGAAGCGGGCATCAGCCATATCGATTTCATTACGGAAAAGCCGAAATAG
- a CDS encoding ExbD/TolR family protein, which translates to MGMNVGSESTTEDEGIVDINTTPLIDVMLVLLIMLIITIPLQTQAVSIDLPQGNPPPSTEETPVVTLVVDFDNSLTWNGQPINGEADLQAHLREIASGPEASRPEFHLQPNRLADYKTVIHVMADAQRLGVTKLGIVGQEQFVDGK; encoded by the coding sequence ATGGGCATGAATGTTGGCTCTGAGAGCACAACGGAAGATGAAGGCATTGTTGACATCAACACCACGCCACTGATTGACGTGATGCTGGTGTTGCTGATCATGCTGATCATCACCATCCCGTTGCAGACGCAGGCGGTCTCGATTGATCTGCCGCAGGGCAACCCGCCGCCCAGCACGGAAGAAACCCCTGTGGTGACGCTGGTTGTGGACTTTGATAACTCGCTGACATGGAATGGCCAGCCGATTAATGGGGAAGCCGATCTGCAGGCGCATCTGCGCGAGATCGCCAGCGGGCCCGAGGCCAGCCGACCAGAATTCCATCTCCAGCCCAACCGTCTGGCAGACTACAAAACCGTCATCCACGTCATGGCCGATGCACAGCGCCTCGGCGTTACAAAACTCGGAATCGTCGGACAGGAACAGTTCGTAGACGGTAAGTGA
- a CDS encoding energy transducer TonB has translation MQGDKGGRANMNDYEQQPGSVKYTFRVGAVVSVVALLVVVALHLMGVLGLMYGMGTTASVPVTHPPIKTVMLPPPPPPPPPPPPPPPPPVMAVPPPPYIPPPKIKVPPPPKPPIKHVAKAPPKHPTPPQTKTAAAPPAATAPSSAAAAGNGTTDAPDTSAGSAPLNNVQPVYPPEMEEDNIEGRVTLICDVEPSGMTSNCHVQSVSGGQAFAQSALDYVHKARYRPATRNGAPVKELHKVYVIRFRLDD, from the coding sequence ATGCAGGGTGACAAAGGAGGACGTGCAAATATGAATGACTACGAGCAACAGCCGGGCTCGGTGAAATATACGTTCCGGGTAGGGGCTGTTGTCAGTGTTGTTGCCTTGCTGGTGGTTGTCGCGCTGCATCTTATGGGCGTGCTGGGGCTGATGTACGGTATGGGCACCACGGCAAGCGTTCCCGTTACACATCCGCCTATCAAAACAGTCATGCTGCCGCCACCTCCACCGCCGCCGCCCCCACCTCCACCGCCTCCACCACCGCCGGTTATGGCAGTGCCTCCGCCGCCATATATTCCGCCGCCCAAGATCAAGGTGCCGCCACCGCCCAAGCCGCCCATCAAGCATGTGGCCAAGGCGCCGCCCAAGCACCCAACGCCACCGCAAACCAAAACGGCAGCGGCACCGCCAGCAGCAACTGCTCCAAGCAGTGCGGCAGCAGCAGGGAATGGCACAACAGATGCACCAGATACATCTGCTGGTTCGGCACCTTTAAACAATGTGCAACCGGTCTATCCGCCAGAAATGGAGGAAGACAATATTGAAGGCCGCGTTACGTTGATTTGCGATGTGGAACCTTCGGGCATGACCAGCAACTGCCATGTGCAGTCGGTTTCTGGGGGGCAGGCCTTTGCTCAGTCGGCGTTGGATTATGTGCACAAGGCCCGGTATCGCCCGGCCACGCGCAATGGCGCTCCGGTGAAGGAACTGCACAAGGTCTATGTCATCCGCTTTAGGCTGGATGACTAA
- a CDS encoding rod shape-determining protein — MFSRLLGLMSADMAIDLGTANTLVYVKGRGIVLNEPSVVAIADIRGKKQLLAVGEEAKQMVGRTPGNITAIRPMRDGVIADFEVAEEMIKHFIRKVHNRRAFASPQIIVCVPSGSTAVERRAIQESAESAGARRVFLIEEPMAAAIGAGLPVTEPSGSMIVDIGGGTTEVAVISLGGIVYARSVRVGGDKMDEAIISYIRRTHSLLIGESSAERIKISLGSAMMPDEPYENGPWQDVKGRDLINGVPREVQVSQAQIAESLMEPVSQIVDAVTTALENTPPELAADIVDKGIVLTGGGALLYRLSDVLRLATGLPVTVAEDALSCVALGTGRALEEMKRLRNVLTTMY; from the coding sequence ATGTTTTCTCGTCTGCTCGGTCTCATGTCTGCCGACATGGCTATTGACCTGGGTACTGCCAACACCCTTGTTTACGTAAAAGGACGGGGTATCGTACTGAACGAACCCTCTGTTGTGGCTATTGCAGATATACGAGGAAAAAAGCAGCTTCTTGCTGTAGGGGAAGAAGCCAAGCAGATGGTTGGTCGTACCCCGGGCAATATTACGGCCATTCGTCCCATGCGTGATGGCGTGATTGCTGATTTTGAAGTGGCGGAAGAAATGATCAAACATTTCATCCGCAAGGTTCATAATCGTCGCGCTTTCGCCAGTCCCCAGATTATTGTGTGTGTGCCTTCTGGCTCCACTGCGGTAGAACGCCGTGCCATTCAGGAAAGTGCGGAAAGCGCTGGTGCCCGGCGTGTGTTCCTGATTGAAGAACCCATGGCAGCCGCCATAGGTGCGGGCCTGCCGGTTACAGAACCTTCTGGCAGCATGATTGTAGATATTGGCGGCGGCACAACAGAAGTGGCCGTTATCTCCCTCGGCGGCATTGTGTATGCACGTTCCGTACGCGTGGGCGGAGATAAAATGGATGAAGCCATTATCTCTTATATTCGCCGCACCCACAGCTTGTTGATTGGTGAAAGCTCAGCAGAGCGTATCAAGATCAGCTTGGGCTCCGCCATGATGCCAGATGAGCCTTATGAAAATGGCCCGTGGCAGGATGTTAAAGGACGTGATCTGATTAACGGTGTCCCGCGTGAAGTTCAGGTTTCACAAGCGCAAATTGCAGAAAGCCTTATGGAGCCTGTAAGCCAGATTGTGGATGCCGTAACAACTGCGCTGGAAAACACGCCCCCGGAACTTGCTGCCGATATTGTTGATAAAGGCATTGTTCTGACCGGTGGTGGCGCATTGCTTTACCGGCTGAGTGACGTACTGCGCCTTGCAACAGGCCTGCCTGTTACAGTAGCTGAAGATGCACTTTCCTGCGTGGCTTTGGGTACAGGCCGCGCGTTGGAAGAAATGAAACGTCTGCGCAATGTGCTGACAACCATGTATTAA
- a CDS encoding MotA/TolQ/ExbB proton channel family protein: protein MTRLPRSFVSGLAAPALALLMSTAAPVAAFAQDAAPTAPAATAPAPDAAPSSAPAPAATPDATPAPAPVEQAPPAADTKEEANPYGLGALWSNGDIIARGVLLIMLIMSLGTWYIMITKFIEQARLFAAAKEATKSFWTKHSIQEGASALTSTSPFRYIADTGIVAAEHHEGTMQESIDLHSWTGMSIQRAVNNIQNSLQKGLAFLGTVGSTSPFIGLFGTVWGIYHALTAIGIAGQASIDKVAGPVGESLIMTAIGLATAVPAVLGYNLLVRRNKTAMDLVRDFASDLQSILIGGVRHGAAAEQIEVRPDNSPTTATVSNRVG from the coding sequence ATGACCAGACTGCCCCGTTCTTTTGTGTCAGGTCTTGCCGCTCCGGCTCTGGCGCTGCTGATGAGCACGGCCGCCCCAGTTGCGGCCTTTGCGCAGGATGCAGCCCCCACAGCGCCTGCGGCCACGGCTCCAGCCCCCGATGCGGCGCCATCTTCCGCACCGGCGCCTGCCGCCACACCGGATGCCACCCCAGCACCCGCACCGGTCGAACAGGCCCCACCTGCGGCAGACACCAAGGAAGAAGCCAACCCCTACGGTCTGGGGGCTTTGTGGTCCAACGGTGATATCATCGCCCGCGGCGTGCTGCTGATCATGCTCATCATGTCTTTGGGCACATGGTATATCATGATCACCAAGTTCATTGAGCAGGCCCGCCTGTTTGCCGCCGCCAAGGAAGCCACCAAAAGCTTCTGGACCAAACACAGTATTCAGGAAGGCGCTTCGGCTCTCACCTCCACATCTCCGTTCCGCTATATTGCCGATACCGGCATTGTGGCGGCCGAGCACCATGAAGGCACGATGCAGGAAAGCATTGATCTGCATAGCTGGACGGGCATGTCCATTCAGCGCGCGGTGAACAACATCCAGAATAGCCTGCAAAAGGGTCTGGCCTTTTTGGGCACGGTGGGCTCCACCTCTCCGTTCATCGGTCTGTTCGGCACGGTGTGGGGGATCTACCACGCGCTGACAGCTATCGGCATTGCCGGTCAGGCATCCATCGACAAGGTGGCGGGGCCTGTGGGTGAATCCCTGATCATGACGGCCATTGGTCTGGCAACCGCCGTACCTGCCGTTCTGGGCTACAACCTGCTGGTGCGCCGCAACAAGACAGCTATGGATCTGGTGCGTGACTTTGCGTCTGACCTGCAGTCCATCCTGATCGGGGGTGTGCGCCACGGTGCGGCTGCAGAGCAGATTGAGGTGCGCCCGGACAACTCCCCCACCACAGCCACGGTATCCAACCGCGTCGGATAA
- the prfB gene encoding peptide chain release factor 2 (programmed frameshift), whose amino-acid sequence MSAETEALNDQIKQSVALLRRHLNWDVAQERLAELNNRAEDPDLWNDSDAAQKMMRERTLLANQIEGVEALETNVRDTSELIELAEAEGDADLVAEGMATLRDLAEEAKRRETESLLSGEADSNDCYLEVNAGAGGTEAQDWTEMLLRMYTRWAEAHGYKVTLMESSEGEQAGLKSATIQVSGPNAYGWLKTEAGVHRLVRISPFDAAARRQTSFASVWVYPVIDDSIEIEINDADLKVDTFRASGAGGQHVNKTDSAIRITHMPTGIVVACQTDRSQHRNRATAMQMLRARLYEAELQKREAEAAAAEAAKTDIGWGHQIRSYVLAPYQMVKDLRTGVETGNPDAVLDGDLDAFMAAALAMRVGATRSEASASAQ is encoded by the exons ATGTCTGCCGAGACTGAAGCCCTTAACGACCAGATCAAGCAGTCAGTGGCACTGCTGAGGAGGCATCTT AACTGGGATGTCGCTCAGGAAAGACTTGCTGAACTGAACAACCGGGCAGAAGACCCCGATTTGTGGAACGATTCAGACGCCGCGCAAAAAATGATGCGTGAGCGTACTCTTCTGGCCAATCAGATTGAAGGTGTGGAAGCGCTTGAAACCAATGTGCGCGATACCAGTGAACTGATTGAACTGGCAGAAGCCGAAGGTGATGCGGATTTGGTGGCCGAAGGCATGGCCACGCTGCGTGATCTGGCGGAAGAAGCCAAACGGCGTGAAACAGAAAGCCTGCTTTCTGGCGAAGCAGATAGCAATGACTGCTATCTGGAAGTCAACGCAGGTGCTGGTGGTACGGAAGCGCAGGATTGGACAGAAATGTTGCTGCGCATGTACACTCGCTGGGCAGAGGCGCATGGCTACAAAGTCACGCTGATGGAAAGCTCCGAAGGTGAGCAAGCAGGTCTGAAATCCGCCACCATTCAGGTTTCTGGCCCCAACGCGTATGGCTGGCTGAAAACAGAAGCCGGTGTGCATCGTTTGGTGCGTATTTCACCGTTTGATGCTGCCGCCCGGCGCCAGACATCCTTTGCATCTGTTTGGGTATATCCTGTTATTGATGATTCCATTGAAATCGAGATCAATGACGCAGATCTGAAGGTAGATACCTTTAGGGCTTCTGGTGCCGGTGGGCAGCACGTTAACAAAACGGATTCCGCTATCCGTATCACGCATATGCCCACAGGTATTGTTGTGGCGTGTCAGACGGATCGTTCCCAGCACCGCAACCGTGCAACGGCCATGCAAATGCTGCGTGCGCGTTTGTATGAAGCAGAGTTGCAGAAGCGCGAAGCCGAGGCCGCAGCGGCAGAAGCCGCCAAAACGGATATCGGCTGGGGGCATCAGATCCGCTCTTACGTGCTTGCACCTTACCAGATGGTAAAAGATTTGCGCACAGGGGTAGAAACCGGCAACCCGGATGCCGTGCTGGATGGAGATCTGGATGCCTTTATGGCGGCAGCACTTGCCATGCGCGTAGGGGCAACGCGGTCAGAGGCCAGCGCCTCTGCTCAGTAA
- the rodA gene encoding rod shape-determining protein RodA, whose product MKFHKRLLRAEPSFRLMSKLWRISWLYILLICTLAGVGYVTLYSAGGGTPYPFAAPQAARFAVGLVMMITIAMLPPRMLIHAAAPMYVLSLILLVAVLRMGHVGKGAERWLIIGGLQVQPSEFAKIALVLALSAWFSRISYARMGNPLWLIPPALIVLVPVGLVLKEPNLGTAVIIGGIGASLFFAAGMRLWQIVLLLLPVPSLIKFAYNHLHDYQRARITTFLHPENDPLGAGYNIIQSKIALGSGGMWGQGYLHGSQGQLNFLPEKQTDFIFTMIAEEWGFVGAAAVIGLLLIIILGGMIMAIRCRNRFGRLIALGISMNFFFYCLVNLSMVMGAIPVGGVPLPLVSYGGSAMLNVMLGFGLLLSTWVHRDSVNDGEEEDANKDLI is encoded by the coding sequence ATGAAGTTTCATAAACGGCTGCTCCGGGCAGAACCAAGCTTCCGCCTGATGTCCAAGTTATGGCGTATCAGTTGGTTGTACATTCTACTGATCTGCACATTGGCTGGCGTTGGGTACGTTACACTCTATTCTGCCGGTGGTGGCACGCCTTACCCTTTTGCAGCCCCACAAGCTGCACGCTTTGCTGTGGGTTTGGTAATGATGATTACCATCGCCATGCTTCCCCCACGCATGCTTATCCACGCGGCAGCACCCATGTATGTGCTTTCGCTTATCCTGCTTGTCGCCGTGTTACGCATGGGCCATGTGGGCAAGGGCGCAGAACGCTGGTTGATTATAGGCGGGTTGCAGGTTCAACCCTCAGAATTCGCCAAAATTGCGCTGGTTCTAGCGCTTTCTGCATGGTTTTCTCGCATAAGCTATGCCCGTATGGGCAACCCTTTGTGGTTGATTCCTCCTGCGCTTATCGTACTTGTGCCTGTTGGCCTTGTATTAAAAGAACCTAACCTTGGCACTGCCGTCATTATTGGCGGCATTGGCGCATCTCTGTTTTTTGCGGCAGGCATGCGGCTTTGGCAAATTGTGCTGCTTTTGCTTCCCGTACCTTCGCTTATCAAATTTGCATACAACCATCTGCATGATTACCAACGCGCGCGCATAACCACCTTTTTGCATCCGGAAAATGATCCACTAGGAGCAGGCTACAATATCATCCAGTCTAAAATTGCCTTGGGTTCTGGCGGTATGTGGGGGCAGGGCTATCTGCATGGATCACAAGGACAATTAAACTTTCTGCCTGAAAAGCAAACAGACTTCATTTTTACAATGATTGCAGAAGAATGGGGCTTTGTTGGCGCTGCTGCTGTTATCGGGTTGCTGCTCATAATCATTCTGGGCGGCATGATCATGGCTATCCGCTGCCGTAACCGCTTTGGGCGCCTTATTGCCCTTGGTATCAGCATGAACTTCTTTTTCTACTGCTTGGTTAATCTTTCCATGGTGATGGGCGCTATCCCTGTAGGGGGGGTGCCTCTACCATTGGTCTCTTACGGTGGCTCCGCCATGCTGAATGTTATGCTGGGGTTTGGGTTGCTCCTTTCAACATGGGTTCATCGTGATTCTGTTAACGATGGGGAAGAAGAAGACGCCAACAAAGATCTTATCTGA
- the mreC gene encoding rod shape-determining protein MreC: MIPVSIQVRQALGKLVLPVLLLLSVGIIIAGQADRKLADTARMYVADALAPLWGLIAHTQTDVSHLVQGIKDARHLAEENAKLQTENAKLRRWYDVAVSLARENDSLKTELHWVPEPTPAFVTGRVVADSGGMYARAVLLVAGTTSGVHVGNVALATNGLAGRVTEVGPHAARILLITDIASRLPIELESSHATAIMAGDNSPMPRLMYYPQDSRPIEGERVVTSDQAGAFPMGLPIGTVHYLHPGQPVVQPFVQLDKLTMLRVFDFGQSEIEPPDAPGHVPLTRPHRPLALPFKTLLGQGQEG; this comes from the coding sequence ATGATCCCGGTTTCCATCCAGGTAAGACAAGCTCTTGGCAAACTGGTTTTGCCAGTGCTGCTGCTGTTGTCTGTCGGGATTATTATTGCAGGCCAAGCCGATAGAAAGCTGGCTGATACTGCGCGTATGTATGTGGCAGATGCTTTAGCCCCTTTGTGGGGGCTTATTGCCCATACGCAAACAGATGTTAGCCACCTTGTGCAAGGCATAAAAGATGCCCGCCATCTGGCGGAAGAAAACGCCAAACTCCAAACCGAAAATGCCAAACTGCGCCGGTGGTATGATGTTGCAGTCTCTCTTGCGCGGGAAAATGATAGCTTAAAGACAGAACTGCACTGGGTGCCAGAACCTACCCCAGCCTTTGTAACGGGCCGAGTAGTGGCAGATAGTGGTGGCATGTATGCCCGCGCTGTTTTGCTTGTGGCTGGCACCACCAGTGGCGTGCATGTTGGCAATGTTGCTTTAGCAACAAATGGTCTGGCAGGACGCGTTACCGAAGTTGGCCCACATGCGGCCCGCATCTTGTTAATAACCGATATTGCCAGCCGCTTGCCCATTGAGCTGGAATCCAGCCATGCCACGGCCATAATGGCAGGCGACAACTCCCCCATGCCAAGGCTGATGTATTATCCGCAGGATTCACGCCCCATTGAAGGAGAGCGTGTTGTAACCAGTGATCAAGCTGGCGCCTTCCCCATGGGGTTGCCTATTGGCACGGTACATTACCTGCACCCGGGGCAACCAGTTGTGCAGCCCTTTGTGCAATTGGATAAACTGACCATGCTGCGTGTGTTCGATTTTGGACAATCTGAAATTGAGCCGCCTGATGCTCCGGGCCATGTACCACTTACCCGCCCGCATCGGCCATTAGCACTGCCTTTCAAAACACTTCTGGGACAAGGACAGGAAGGGTAA
- the mrdA gene encoding penicillin-binding protein 2 codes for MWLKRRKKENRRFLPVREQKDPARGVFTRRALLFMAVQTVALGELGRRLYKIQIEDGDHYARMAAKNRISKRLLAPPRGRIVDRYGVALANNKENWRALLMPEETTDVTGTIERFSSIIPLDERDRTRIAREMRHQRRFVPVMLRDFLSWDEMARIELNAPSLPGVLIDVGTRRVYPEGELLAHIIGYVAPPNEKDVARSALLALPGMRVGRAGIEQSQDDNLRGTAGSVEMEVNAVGRVMSELNREEGVPGEEISLTIDRALQQKVLNAIGDQTASAVVMDCQNGEVLAMVSTPSFDPSLFDSGVSHAQWIEWTNNQRTPLINKAVAGVYPPGSTFKPAVAMAALESGLVSPTDRFFCPGHLDVGGTRFHCWSRWGHGSVDLHLALKYSCDVYFYEVARRIGMERIAATAHKFGLGTQLDIELPHTRTGLIPTPAWRQAHHHHWNGGDTIVSGIGQGFVQVTPLQLATYTARIASGRAVQPHLVRAINGEIGKQVQPDHWPTLDMPDRYLAALRSGMFAVINEPHGTAPKARLDLPGITMAGKTGSAQVRRVSRALRESGHFNSANLPWEYRPHALFICFAPYDSPRYAVSVVIEHGNAGADAAAPLARIIMRDTLLRDPVTHTTPPPESVADASSLVSDP; via the coding sequence ATGTGGCTGAAGCGGCGCAAGAAAGAAAACCGGCGTTTTCTACCTGTTCGTGAACAGAAAGACCCTGCCCGTGGCGTTTTTACACGCCGAGCGCTGCTGTTTATGGCTGTCCAAACGGTGGCGTTGGGGGAGCTTGGCCGCCGCCTGTATAAAATCCAGATAGAAGATGGTGACCATTATGCCCGTATGGCCGCCAAAAACCGTATCAGCAAGCGCCTTTTGGCACCACCACGCGGGCGTATTGTAGACCGCTACGGCGTGGCCCTTGCCAATAACAAGGAAAACTGGCGCGCCCTTTTGATGCCTGAAGAAACCACGGATGTAACAGGCACGATTGAACGCTTTTCCAGCATTATTCCGCTAGATGAACGTGACCGCACACGAATCGCGCGTGAAATGCGGCATCAACGGCGCTTTGTGCCGGTCATGCTGCGAGATTTCCTCTCGTGGGATGAAATGGCACGTATTGAACTCAACGCCCCCTCTCTCCCCGGCGTGTTGATTGATGTGGGCACACGCCGCGTTTACCCGGAAGGCGAACTACTCGCCCATATTATCGGCTACGTAGCTCCGCCCAATGAAAAAGATGTGGCCCGTTCTGCTTTGTTGGCCCTGCCAGGGATGCGCGTAGGTCGTGCGGGTATTGAGCAAAGTCAGGATGACAATCTTCGTGGTACGGCCGGATCTGTGGAAATGGAGGTCAACGCCGTTGGGCGTGTGATGTCTGAGCTAAACCGCGAAGAAGGCGTGCCGGGTGAAGAAATCAGCCTAACCATAGATCGCGCGCTTCAGCAAAAAGTGCTGAACGCCATCGGAGATCAAACAGCCTCTGCCGTGGTGATGGACTGCCAGAATGGCGAGGTGCTTGCCATGGTCAGTACACCCTCGTTTGATCCCTCATTGTTTGATAGTGGCGTAAGCCATGCGCAGTGGATTGAATGGACAAACAACCAGCGCACGCCCCTTATCAATAAAGCTGTGGCTGGGGTATACCCTCCCGGTTCCACCTTTAAACCCGCCGTTGCCATGGCGGCTTTAGAATCTGGCCTTGTTTCCCCCACAGATCGTTTTTTCTGCCCCGGTCACCTAGATGTCGGTGGTACACGCTTTCACTGCTGGTCTCGGTGGGGGCATGGGTCTGTTGATCTGCATCTGGCGCTTAAATATTCCTGCGACGTTTATTTTTACGAAGTCGCACGTCGTATAGGCATGGAACGTATTGCAGCCACAGCCCATAAATTCGGCCTTGGCACGCAGTTGGATATCGAGTTGCCCCATACCCGCACCGGCCTCATTCCCACTCCCGCATGGCGGCAGGCTCACCACCACCATTGGAATGGTGGTGATACAATTGTAAGCGGCATTGGGCAGGGGTTTGTACAGGTTACGCCTTTACAACTGGCGACCTATACAGCCCGCATTGCCTCTGGCCGGGCCGTGCAGCCCCATCTTGTGCGCGCCATAAATGGAGAAATTGGCAAGCAAGTACAGCCAGACCATTGGCCCACTCTTGATATGCCAGACAGATATCTAGCAGCCCTGCGCTCTGGCATGTTTGCTGTTATTAACGAACCGCATGGAACGGCCCCCAAAGCGCGGCTGGATCTCCCCGGCATAACTATGGCTGGCAAAACGGGTTCTGCACAGGTACGGCGTGTTTCACGCGCATTGCGTGAAAGCGGGCATTTTAACTCTGCCAATCTGCCATGGGAGTATCGACCGCACGCGTTGTTTATCTGCTTCGCCCCGTATGATTCCCCACGTTATGCTGTTTCTGTTGTGATCGAACACGGAAACGCAGGTGCAGATGCCGCAGCCCCTCTGGCCCGTATTATCATGCGCGATACTTTGTTGCGTGATCCGGTAACACACACCACGCCGCCGCCAGAAAGTGTAGCTGATGCAAGCAGCCTGGTAAGTGATCCATGA